A part of Setaria viridis chromosome 8, Setaria_viridis_v4.0, whole genome shotgun sequence genomic DNA contains:
- the LOC117833628 gene encoding NAC domain-containing protein 90 — protein sequence MLLQRTMGSGSSSDPPLPPGYRFYPTEEELLSFYLRHRLAGTRPQVEHFIPVVDIYSYHPSELQAMAGVANVGDKEQWFFFCPRAERELHGGRPARTTPSGYWKATGSPSYVYSAPANRVIGEKRTMVFYEGRAPTGNKTRWKMNEYKAADDDRIAAADGAPPPLAAGAPVRLRNEFSVCRVYISTGTLRSFDRRPLNPAGGVDQALHCYQQQQVLAPPAAAAAAASQMPAVGVVANGQAAENSHDSTSSESRGVVVDGAEEDSGATAIDWESLADLRFSVVDDLSRVINWPSN from the exons ATGCTATTGCAGAGAACAATGGGAAGTGGAAGTAGTAGCgatccgccgctcccgccgggGTACCGGTTCTACCcgacggaggaggagctgctgaGCTTCtacctccgccaccgcctcgccggcACCAGGCCACAAGTCGAGCACTTCATCCCCGTCGTCGACATCTACAGCTACCATCCCTCCGAGCTCCAGG CGATGGCCGGAGTCGCGAACGTGGGTGACAAGGAGCAGTGGTTCTTCTTCTGCCCGCGGGCGGAGCGGGAGCtgcacggcggccggccggcgcgcacCACGCCGTCGGGGTACTGGAAGGCCACGGGGTCGCCGTCCTACGTCTACTCGGCGCCGGCCAACCGCGTCATCGGGGAGAAGCGCACCATGGTCTTCTACGAGGGCCGCGCCCCCACGGGCAACAAGACCCGCTGGAAGATGAACGAGTACAaggccgccgacgacgaccgcatcgccgccgccgatggcgcgccgccgccgctggctgcAGGGGCGCCCGTCAGG CTGCGGAACGAGTTCAGCGTGTGCCGCGTGTACATCAGCACCGGCACGCTGAGGTCCTTCGACCGCCGGCCGCTCaacccggccggcggcgtcgatcaAGCTCTCCACTGCTACCAACAGCAACAAGTACTGGCAccacccgcggcggcggcggcggcggcgagccagaTGCCTGCAGTCGGCGTTGTCGCCAACGGGCAGGCGGCGGAGAACTCCCACGACAGCACGTCATCGGAGTCTCGAGGGGTCGTCGTGGACGGAGCTGAAGAAGACTCCGGCGCCACGGCCATCGACTGGGAGTCGCTGGCTGATCTCCGCTTTAGCGTCGTCGATGACTTGAGCCGTGTCATTAATTGGCCCTCAAATTGA